In the Cyanobacteria bacterium FACHB-DQ100 genome, ACGGCAATGAGACGGAGTGGATTCTGAATGAATCGCGAACTCCTCATTTTAAGGTTGCTAACTTAGCCGAAGCCGCAGAAGTGATTGTTCAATCAATCTAGTTTGCTCCGCATTTGTGCGTACTCCATGCGCTCAACTCGGCGGTTTAAATCTCTAAATTGTCGATTGATATCTCGCTCGCCGGGTGTGTTTGGTTGCGTCATTACTGAATTTCCGGCTGATTTTGCTAGATTAGCATTCCTTCATCTTGGGCAGAGAAGCTTTTATCATAAAAGAGTTCTGCTCAATGGTTTTATGAATATCGTCTGGCTTTTGTTGATGGTGTCGATCGTATTGGCACTGATCTATCTACTGAATCCGCGTCGGTATCAATCGGGCGATTCGGTTGCAACCGCTTATGATGAATGGACTCAAGACGGCATTCTAGAGTTCTACTGGGGAGAACATATCCACCTCGGTCATTACGGCTCTCCGCCTCGGTCTAAAAACTTTCTCACAGCAAAATCAGACTTTGTGCATGAAATGGTGCGCTGGGGTGGATTAGACAAGCTTCCCGCTGGGACAACCGTTTTAGATGTAGGCTGTGGAATTGGGGGAAGTAGCCGGATTTTGGCAAGGGACTATGCCTTTGATGTGACGGGAATTACGATCAGTCCTGGACAAGTCAAACGAGCACAGGAACTCACGCCATCGGAACTTTCGGCAAAATTCCAGCAAGATGATGCGATGAATTTATCGTTCCCGGATGCCAGCTTTGAGGTGGTGTGGTGCATTGAAGCAGGCCCACATATGCCAGATAAAGCGGTATTTGCAAAAGAACTCATGCGAGTGCTTAAACCCGGTGGAATTCTGGTAGTTGCGGACTGGAATCAGCGAGACGCGAGAAAGCAGCCGCTCGTTTTGTGGGAGCGTTGGGTGATGCGCCAACTGCTGGATCAGTGGGCACATCCAGAGTTTGCCAGTATTGAAGGATTTGCAGAACAATTAGAGGCGACACATTTGACGGATGGAGCGGTTCAGACGGCAGATTGGACAAGGGAAACGCTACCGTCTTGGCTAGATTCGATTTGGCAAGGAGTTGCACGTCCTCAAGGGTTAATCCGCTTCGGAGTTCCTGGCTTGATCAAGTCCCTGCGAGAAGTGCCAACCCTGCTATTGATGCGATTAGCGTTTGGGGCGGGATTGTGTCGCTTTGGTATGTTCCGCGCTGTGAGAAAGTGAGCGATCGTTACAGATAAGTATTCGCTGCGATGCTGTATCCGGGGTGCCCCCTAAATCCCCCAGAATGGGGGACTTTGAAGGTTAAAACACCGCTCAAATTTTGGGAGTTACCTCGGTTCAGAATTCTGCGGCTTCACTTCCTGAGCAAAATTCTCAAATCGCCGCATCAAATAGGCTACACCAAAATCCCCGTTTGGATGGTTCTTCAGCACTTCCGCTAACTCAAACACTTGAGTTGCTAACTCGACTCCTAAGCGATCGATCGTCGCCTGCTTCTCAATGGCGAGATGTTCGCGCTCTCTCGATAAAGTTTGCCACTCACTGGAGAACAACTGCTCGATCGCAAGGTGCAATCCCATTGTTTCGAGTGCGTCCCATTCACCACGATCGCACCAAATTCCCCCACAGCTTAAACAGCGTTCCACATAAAAGGGCGTTTTCATGCCGACTTTGACTCGCGCAAGATAGCTCCCGCACTCAGGACACAGCGCTGCCTTAGCATCAAGCGGCGACTGTACGAACTCCACATCTAATGTTTTGGGAATTAGATCTGCAACAGTTTTAGGATGGGGTCTTTCTGCCTGCCATGCCTTGTAATTCTCAGACGGAATCCAGGTTCCTTTACAGTCAGGACACTGTTTCACCGCTAATGCCTCGGTTAATGTGCCATCAATTAGCGTGATTTTTCTCTCTTTTGGGCACTGCATGGCGCAATCCTCAATCCGACGTTTCTTATTTAATCAGGCTCAGTCCCTAGAATCGCACTGCAATAGGTGGTCAAGAATTTAATGCGATCGCGAACCTGCCCAAGCCGCATTTCGACGGTTCCAGCCTGCCGCGCAGTCTGTAAAAACATTCCATCCATCCCAAGCAACCGCATTTGTTTATTGATTTCCACTAAGACAGAATGCGTTTGATAGTGCTCGGATTGAATCGGCTGAATCTCCTCCTGGAAAATCTGCTGGAGCGATCGTATCTTTTGATGAAGCGCAGGTCGATCCAGTTCGACCGTGTTGAGAGTTTGATCGAGTGCAACGATCGCGTTTTGGAATCGTTGAAAAACGCGGACTTGGTTCTCTGTTAACATGCTTGAACTTTAGTGAAAGAGCGGGGATCGCTGAAAAGCATAATTGGATGTAGAACGGTGTTTCAGTAGATGGTTGAAGCTCTCGGTATAAATTCGCTCGAAATTGTCCACATCGTGGGAAGTACGTATGCAAGACCCTGAGTTTTGCTTGAGTTGAGGACGATCGCAAAATTTCTCAACAATCCAAAATTTCCGCCAAGAAACGGATCACCATTCGATAGAATGAGCGTTACGATTGTTTTAACAAGCTTAAGATATACCCTCTATTTTCACTTGAATCGACCTGAGTGCGAGACGATTTCAAGGGCGCTATCTCTGTGAATTCTTTGTCTCGCCGTTTGTCGATTCTGAAGTTCAAATCTTAGTGTCTAGCCGTTAGGAAAGCTCCTTATGCTAGACTCATTTTCTATTCATTGATTCTTTTGTATAGCGCTATACATTAATCCAGGATTTGAATTTCCTCCACGATCTCTTTATTGTCTAGATCTGATTGTCTGAACCTGCACTCTAGTCACGCAAATCAGCATGAATGTAGCGGCATCCATCCCCACCATTGACTTTGCTTTACCCGATTGGTTGCGTGAGTGTTTCCTCAAACCCTCCGACGACAACCAACGCGATCAAGATTTGATCTGCCGTGCGTTTGAATTTGCTTATCAACTGCACGCAGGGCAGAAGCGTGCCTCCGGCGAACCGTACATCGCTCATCCTGTCGCGGTAGCAGGCATTTTAAGAGATCTCGGTGGGAGCGGCGTAATGATTGCCGCCGGATTTTTGCATGATGTCGTTGAAGATACGGATGTCACACCCGAAGAAATCGAAGAGCGGTTTGGGTCTGAAGTTCGATGTCTGGTCGATGGCGTGACCAAGCTTTCTAAATTTAACTTCTCTAGCAAGACCGAGCGACAGGCAGAAAACTTCCGCCGCATGTTTCTTGCGATGGCGCAGGACATTCGCGTGATCGTGGTGAAACTTGCCGATCGACTCCACAATATGCGAACGCTGGAGCATCTGCCATCCGAGAAGCAGCAGCGAATCTCGCTCGAAACCCGCGAAATTTTTGCGCCACTGGCGAACCGCTTGGGGATCGGTAATATCAAGTGGGAACTCGAAGACCTCGCATTCAAGTATCTCGAAACCGATGCTTATCGAGAAATTCAGAAATTAGTTTCAGAAAAACGGGGTGATCGCGAAGCCAGACTCAGCGAAGTTGCAGCGACATTCAAACGTCGTCTTGATCAAGTAGGAGTCCATTGCGTCGAAGTCAGCGGTAGACCCAAGCATCTTTACGGCATTTACCAAAAGATGCAGCGTCAGCAAAAAGACTATGAGCAAATTTACGATGTCGCGGCTGTCCGAATCATTGTAGAAAACAACGATGAATGTTATCGCGCTCTCGCAATCGTGCATGACACCTTCCGTCCGATCCCCGGACGCTTCAAAGACTACATCGGGTTACCTAAACCGAACCGTTATCAATCGCTGCATACGGTTGTGATTGGAGATTCTGGTCGTCCCTTAGAAGTCCAGATTCGGACGCTCGGAATGCACCATGTCGCAGAATACGGGATTGCAGCGCACTGGAAATACAAAGAATCCGGCGGCTCAACCTCGAAGCTCACTAGCGACGACGAGAAATTTACCTGGCTGCGTCAACTGCTTGACTGGCAAAACGATCTTAAAGACGCGCAAGAATACCTTGAAAGCATTAAAGACAACCTCTTCGATGGCGATGTGTATGTGTTCACGCCGAAAGGAGAAGTCGTTGCTCTCAGTCCGCGATCGACTCCGGTAGATTTTGCGTACCGGATTCATACCGAAGTTGGCAACCACTGTGCAGGCGCGAAAGTGAACGGTCGCATGGTTCAGCTCGATACGCAATTGAGAATGGGCGATATCGTCGAAATCATTACTCAAAAGAACGCCCGCCCCAGTTTGGACTGGCTGAATTTTGTCGTCACCACAGGTGCAAGAAACCGGATTCGACAAGCGTACAAGCGATCGCACCATGACGAGAACGTGCTGCGCGGTCGTGAAATGCTGGAGAAAGAACTCGGCAAAAACGGCTTTGAAGCGTTGATGAAATCCGCCCCGATGCTAACGGCGGCTGAACGCTGCAACTATCACAGCGTTGAAGATTTCGTGGCAGCCGTCGGATACGGCGAAATCACTTTGAATCTAGCCCTCAACCGCATTCGAGATGCCGTCAAAGCACAGCAATCGCTGTCTCACCCTCAACCTTCACCGTCGAGTTTGGCAAACGATGCGGCTCTCATTCCCTTGCTTCCTGCTGCACCGAGAGCCGTACCTGCACCAACGGCGAAATGCCCGATCGCGGGAGTCGAAGGCTTGTTGCATTACATGGCAGGCTGTTGTCATCCCTTGCCCGGAGAATCGATTATTGGAGTCATTACCCGCAGCAATCGCGGCATTTCAATTCATCGTCAAGGCTGTCCCAACGTCGATTCTGTTCCGGGCGATCGCTTAGTACCCCTGAGCTGGAATCCTACCCAACAGACCACTGGACGCGCTCAAACTTATCCGATCGACATCCAAATCGAAGTCATCGATCGTGTGGGAGTGCTCAAAGACATTCTTTCTCGCCTTACCGACAACAATATCAACGTCCGCAATGCCCAAGTCAAAACCTTTCCGGATCAAACGGCGGTGATTGACCTGGGCATTGATATTTGCGACCACGCTCAGCTAGAACGCACCTTTGCTCAGATTAAAAAGATGACAGACGTGCTGAATATGCGACGAGTCAGCCAGATCGATGACAACTAAGGTTTCAAGCCTTATAGAAATTTCACGCAATCTAGATATTTCTTAAAGAAGCTAGAAAACCCTGACAGATTCAAGCTTTTTTGTGATCGATTTTAATAATTCAATGCCATACTGATTGGACAGCTTTGTGATGCAAAAAATCACTCCTTAGATAGGTGCATCCGAACTTGTTCTACTCCTAGCACAGATTACTCGACCCCTTGCATGAATTATTCCTCCGATCGTTT is a window encoding:
- a CDS encoding methyltransferase domain-containing protein yields the protein MNIVWLLLMVSIVLALIYLLNPRRYQSGDSVATAYDEWTQDGILEFYWGEHIHLGHYGSPPRSKNFLTAKSDFVHEMVRWGGLDKLPAGTTVLDVGCGIGGSSRILARDYAFDVTGITISPGQVKRAQELTPSELSAKFQQDDAMNLSFPDASFEVVWCIEAGPHMPDKAVFAKELMRVLKPGGILVVADWNQRDARKQPLVLWERWVMRQLLDQWAHPEFASIEGFAEQLEATHLTDGAVQTADWTRETLPSWLDSIWQGVARPQGLIRFGVPGLIKSLREVPTLLLMRLAFGAGLCRFGMFRAVRK
- a CDS encoding zf-TFIIB domain-containing protein, with amino-acid sequence MQCPKERKITLIDGTLTEALAVKQCPDCKGTWIPSENYKAWQAERPHPKTVADLIPKTLDVEFVQSPLDAKAALCPECGSYLARVKVGMKTPFYVERCLSCGGIWCDRGEWDALETMGLHLAIEQLFSSEWQTLSREREHLAIEKQATIDRLGVELATQVFELAEVLKNHPNGDFGVAYLMRRFENFAQEVKPQNSEPR
- the patD gene encoding heterocyst frequency control protein PatD, producing the protein MLTENQVRVFQRFQNAIVALDQTLNTVELDRPALHQKIRSLQQIFQEEIQPIQSEHYQTHSVLVEINKQMRLLGMDGMFLQTARQAGTVEMRLGQVRDRIKFLTTYCSAILGTEPD
- a CDS encoding bifunctional (p)ppGpp synthetase/guanosine-3',5'-bis(diphosphate) 3'-pyrophosphohydrolase; its protein translation is MNVAASIPTIDFALPDWLRECFLKPSDDNQRDQDLICRAFEFAYQLHAGQKRASGEPYIAHPVAVAGILRDLGGSGVMIAAGFLHDVVEDTDVTPEEIEERFGSEVRCLVDGVTKLSKFNFSSKTERQAENFRRMFLAMAQDIRVIVVKLADRLHNMRTLEHLPSEKQQRISLETREIFAPLANRLGIGNIKWELEDLAFKYLETDAYREIQKLVSEKRGDREARLSEVAATFKRRLDQVGVHCVEVSGRPKHLYGIYQKMQRQQKDYEQIYDVAAVRIIVENNDECYRALAIVHDTFRPIPGRFKDYIGLPKPNRYQSLHTVVIGDSGRPLEVQIRTLGMHHVAEYGIAAHWKYKESGGSTSKLTSDDEKFTWLRQLLDWQNDLKDAQEYLESIKDNLFDGDVYVFTPKGEVVALSPRSTPVDFAYRIHTEVGNHCAGAKVNGRMVQLDTQLRMGDIVEIITQKNARPSLDWLNFVVTTGARNRIRQAYKRSHHDENVLRGREMLEKELGKNGFEALMKSAPMLTAAERCNYHSVEDFVAAVGYGEITLNLALNRIRDAVKAQQSLSHPQPSPSSLANDAALIPLLPAAPRAVPAPTAKCPIAGVEGLLHYMAGCCHPLPGESIIGVITRSNRGISIHRQGCPNVDSVPGDRLVPLSWNPTQQTTGRAQTYPIDIQIEVIDRVGVLKDILSRLTDNNINVRNAQVKTFPDQTAVIDLGIDICDHAQLERTFAQIKKMTDVLNMRRVSQIDDN